The following are encoded in a window of Paraburkholderia sp. HP33-1 genomic DNA:
- a CDS encoding copper-binding protein — protein MKKLIVASVALAAIVAAPAFAGDDMTGMNMSKPSASKTSSNTALTDAEVRKVDAATGMVTLKHGALENVGMPPMTMAFKAKDAAMVKQVHEGDKVKVRVENVDGTLTIVKLEKQS, from the coding sequence ATGAAGAAGTTGATTGTTGCGTCTGTTGCTCTTGCAGCCATCGTTGCTGCGCCCGCGTTCGCTGGTGATGACATGACCGGCATGAACATGTCCAAGCCGTCGGCTTCGAAGACGTCATCGAACACCGCGCTGACCGATGCAGAGGTCAGGAAGGTGGACGCTGCGACCGGCATGGTTACGCTGAAGCACGGCGCGCTGGAGAACGTCGGGATGCCGCCGATGACGATGGCGTTCAAGGCGAAAGATGCTGCGATGGTCAAGCAGGTTCACGAGGGCGACAAGGTCAAGGTCCGGGTCGAAAACGTCGACGGCACCCTGACCATCGTGAAACTGGAAAAGCAGTCGTGA
- a CDS encoding DUF2933 domain-containing protein, protein MVTTALALALVIAIGYWALPQFRGSIAPFILVACVLVCPLSMLLMMRGIRSSPGKPDVQSETVTALKSGPDS, encoded by the coding sequence ATGGTGACGACCGCACTAGCACTCGCGCTTGTTATTGCCATCGGATATTGGGCGCTGCCTCAGTTCAGAGGGTCTATCGCGCCCTTCATCCTGGTGGCCTGCGTACTGGTGTGTCCGCTCTCGATGCTGCTCATGATGCGCGGTATACGGTCCAGTCCCGGGAAGCCGGACGTACAGAGTGAAACGGTAACGGCACTCAAATCGGGACCTGATTCATAA
- the dsbD gene encoding protein-disulfide reductase DsbD — protein sequence MTSSDLLRRICRQTDAAKRALRIALGLLVVLVSLAAYAVNESDLLPVNEAFPLTVSVSGPQQVTLDFGTKPGYYLYQDRFTFAVDGVPVKPDQMPPAESKNDPTFGMVQVYHRPVQIHVPLPRAIATSTVLSVTSQGCADLGVCYPPLTRSYRIAADGVVTPIANEGNPTAGTTEFPVVGENRGLAVFGLNLRPANGLGVPELLGFLLAGLLMAGTVCMYPLIPIVTAVIGGGQQRTTLWRGFALSVAYVQGLAVTYAVAGTIAALIGIPLVAVTQRPWVLATFGLLMAILALGMFGLFRLQLPTGWQTRLTAWSNRLPGGRIVPVFVMGMLSALIVGPCSTPALAGGLLYIANSRDVVGGALALYVMGIGIGIPLLLVGTFGAHVLPRSGHWMVAVQNTLGVMLLAAALWFVYSLLPDWLLMALVALLLAACAMMLRAIDPLPPNSHGVLRVGKAIGVLLLVAAIAQLVGIASGNFDVLQPLRGVTRGTQTHTVSDVHFEPIQSTAELDRALESARGQPVMVDFYADWCISCKELERFTFTDARVAGEFSHWKLLRIDVTKNTPQDADMLRRFGLFGPPALIFYDRSGRQQVDAQLVGFVGADAFLAHLKRWGQ from the coding sequence ATGACATCATCCGACCTACTGCGGCGTATTTGCCGTCAAACAGACGCGGCGAAGCGAGCGCTGCGCATCGCGCTTGGCTTGCTAGTCGTACTCGTGTCTCTGGCCGCTTACGCGGTGAACGAATCTGACCTGCTACCTGTCAATGAAGCCTTCCCGTTGACTGTCAGCGTCAGTGGGCCACAACAGGTAACGCTCGACTTCGGCACGAAGCCTGGCTACTACCTGTACCAGGACCGCTTCACCTTCGCCGTGGATGGCGTGCCCGTGAAGCCGGACCAGATGCCGCCCGCGGAATCGAAAAACGACCCGACATTCGGCATGGTCCAGGTCTATCACCGGCCTGTGCAGATTCACGTTCCATTGCCCCGCGCCATCGCGACAAGCACTGTGCTGTCCGTTACGTCGCAGGGGTGCGCAGACCTCGGCGTCTGCTACCCTCCGCTAACCCGAAGCTATCGCATAGCTGCCGACGGCGTTGTCACTCCCATTGCGAACGAAGGGAATCCGACGGCCGGCACGACCGAGTTTCCAGTTGTCGGCGAAAACCGGGGGCTCGCTGTTTTCGGCTTGAATCTTCGACCAGCGAATGGTCTTGGGGTGCCCGAATTGCTGGGCTTTCTGCTCGCGGGTCTATTGATGGCGGGCACTGTTTGCATGTATCCCCTTATCCCCATAGTGACCGCCGTTATCGGCGGAGGCCAGCAACGGACAACTTTGTGGCGCGGCTTTGCGCTGTCGGTCGCTTATGTGCAGGGACTTGCAGTGACCTATGCGGTCGCCGGCACCATTGCGGCGCTCATCGGCATCCCGTTGGTGGCTGTGACGCAAAGGCCCTGGGTGCTGGCAACCTTCGGTTTGCTCATGGCCATCCTCGCGCTTGGCATGTTCGGCCTGTTCAGACTGCAGTTGCCAACGGGCTGGCAGACCAGGCTTACCGCGTGGAGCAATCGCCTGCCCGGCGGTCGGATTGTCCCAGTGTTCGTGATGGGCATGCTCTCCGCACTGATTGTTGGCCCCTGCTCGACGCCAGCTCTTGCCGGTGGACTACTGTATATCGCTAACAGTCGCGATGTCGTCGGTGGAGCGCTGGCTTTGTACGTGATGGGCATCGGAATAGGTATTCCGCTGCTGCTCGTCGGCACGTTCGGCGCACACGTGCTACCCAGGTCTGGCCACTGGATGGTTGCCGTTCAGAACACGCTGGGCGTCATGCTGCTTGCAGCAGCATTGTGGTTCGTCTATTCGCTACTGCCGGATTGGCTGCTGATGGCATTGGTCGCTTTGCTGCTAGCGGCTTGCGCCATGATGCTGCGCGCCATCGACCCGCTGCCGCCGAACTCACACGGCGTGCTTCGCGTGGGCAAAGCAATTGGTGTACTGCTGCTGGTCGCCGCGATTGCCCAACTGGTCGGCATCGCATCGGGGAATTTTGACGTTCTTCAGCCATTGCGCGGTGTTACGCGGGGGACACAGACTCATACGGTCAGCGACGTGCATTTCGAACCGATACAGTCGACCGCCGAACTCGACCGGGCGCTTGAATCGGCACGCGGCCAACCAGTCATGGTGGATTTCTACGCTGACTGGTGCATCAGTTGCAAGGAACTCGAGCGATTTACCTTTACCGACGCGCGCGTGGCTGGTGAGTTCTCGCATTGGAAACTGCTGCGTATCGATGTGACGAAGAACACACCTCAGGACGCAGACATGTTGAGACGCTTTGGGCTTTTCGGGCCACCAGCGTTGATTTTCTATGACCGGAGTGGCCGTCAGCAGGTCGATGCACAGTTGGTCGGTTTTGTCGGCGCGGACGCGTTCCTCGCGCATCTAAAGCGTTGGGGCCAGTGA